The Triticum aestivum cultivar Chinese Spring chromosome 7B, IWGSC CS RefSeq v2.1, whole genome shotgun sequence genome window below encodes:
- the LOC123156760 gene encoding uncharacterized protein: protein MDEVESSSPHSPPSLRHKLRTTVCGCFGSPSSPGSGGEEPKSGGRARWRGRVAAAGEFRYDPLSYALNYDDGGSDGGAEAEDSAFRHRNFNSRLPSSPVPASRAVAIA from the coding sequence ATGGACGAGGTGGAGTCGTCGTCGCCACACTCGCCGCCGTCGCTGCGCCATAAGCTGAGGACCACCGTGTGCGGCTGCTTCGGCTCGCCTTCGTCGCCGGGTAGCGGCGGGGAGGAGCCAAAAAGCGGGGGCAGGGCCAGGTGGAGGGGGCGCGTGGCGGCCGCGGGGGAGTTCAGATACGACCCGCTCAGCTACGCGCTCAACTACGACGacggcggcagcgacggcggcgccGAAGCGGAGGACTCCGCCTTCCGGCACAGAAACTTCAACTCCCGTCTGCCTTCATCGCCGGTGCCGGCCTCCCGAGCCGTCGCCATCGCCTGA